The following proteins are encoded in a genomic region of Brachypodium distachyon strain Bd21 chromosome 1, Brachypodium_distachyon_v3.0, whole genome shotgun sequence:
- the LOC104581959 gene encoding uncharacterized protein LOC104581959, translating to MSFEQFRDWMYNGWDESGRHSQEWIRNTNEFVNHAFDGVRSAKYGIRCTCAKCCNDIRRTKTLMTSHLCQWGFMPNYYRWTSHGEQPRSEPLNHNTDPANTLEEMLCDFGDSMHVDNDDNVEAEPTPDAKAFYAMLAAVQDPLHNVTKVSRFRAVTELMGIRSVFNLSGECINRILNLVGGILPEGHTLPSSLYDCKSLLSGLKMPYIKIDACINHCMLYYKEDEKKVVCDFCKEPRYIEVPSDVTQRKRKPIPRVVFRYLPLIPRLQRLFMEPEIAKHMRWHMEGMRENANIMVHPADSESWKGLNEDGFADDPRNMRLVMCTDGFNPFSFGATTYSCWPVFVAPLNLPPGLKRKTYFLAW from the coding sequence ATGTCTTTTGAACAATTCCGTGACTGGATGTACAATGGTTGGGATGAAAGTGGAAGGCATTCTCAGGAATGGATTAGAAACACCAATGAATTTGTGAATCATGCTTTTGATGGGGTTCGTAGTGCCAAGTATGGAATTCGCTGTACTTGTGCAAAATGTTGCAATGATATTAGAAGAACAAAAACTTTGATGACCTCTCACCTCTGCCAATGGGGTTTTATGCCCAACTATTATAGATGGACATCTCATGGGGAGCAACCTAGAAGTGAACCTTTAAATCACAATACAGACCCTGCCAACACTTTAGAGGAAATGTTGTGTGACTTTGGGGATTCTATGCATGTTGATAATGATGATAATGTAGAAGCCGAGCCTACACCTGATGCCAAAGCCTTTTATGCAATGTTAGCTGCTGTTCAAGACCCCCTGCATAATGTAACAAAAGTATCACGCTTTAGAGCAGTAACAGAACTGATGGGCATCAGGTCAGTCTTCAACCTTTCAGGAGAATGCATCAATAGAATACTAAACCTAGTAGGGGGCATTCTGCCTGAGGGTCACACATTGCCATCTTCTTTGTATGATTGCAAGTCTTTGTTAAGTGGTCTGAAAATGCCGTATATTAAAATAGATGCATGCATTAACCATTGTATGTTATACTACAAAGAAGATGAGAAAAAGGTAGTGTGTGATTTCTGTAAGGAACCAAGGTATATAGAAGTTCCATCTGATGTCACTCAAAGGAAGCGTAAACCAATCCCAAGGGTTGTCTTTCGTTACCTTCCATTGATTCCAAGATTGCAAAGATTGTTCATGGAGCCAGAAATTGCAAAGCATATGAGGTGGCACATGGAAGGCATGAGGGAAAATGCTAACATCATGGTTCACCCAGCGGATAGTGAATCATGGAAAGGTTTAAATGAGGATGGATTTGCAGACGATCCTAGGAATATGAGGTTGGTAATGTGTACAGATGGCTTCAATCCATTTAGTTTCGGGGCAACAACATACTCTTGCTGGCCTGTATTTGTTGCTCCTCTTAACTTACCCCCCGGTCTAAAACGGAAAACATATTTCTTAGCATGGTGA